accgcagtagtgccgtggcTTCCAGGAAGAAGAGTCCTCagccccgacatattcctgttcctcctcggtaccggaatcacaggagaactcaatctcctccataccgacgagatatcggattcgccgtgtacggagcactgaagactccgttctcggacgacatcacccgaactcccctaccacagaactaccgaactccgtcgatgacttacgacgggctcgtggaccctcacgatttcttggggcgctatcaatataacatggcgaaccagggtctcaacgaggtccacatgtgcaagctgtttcccgagctgctcatcgggaacgcgagaaggtggttcgatagcctcccccaaggcagcatcagatcttaccgagatctaatggatgccttccacaggaggttttttcagaaagcggaagcccgaatcacttcggctcagctgctttccattcgtcaaggtcgcgacgaaaaaatcagcgactttatgacaagattccacaaggaatgcctgcaagtagacgatctcaacgatctgcttgtcatttcggcattccaaaatggaatcctgcccggagctctctacaggaagctcgttgagtgcggtccgcagacagctcaggaaatgtgggacattgcggaccagtactcccgggccgatgaggcagaccgtcgcaaacggtcgttagacagctcatcgtcccgaggagacagaaggaagcccgatcatagcgatcaggggcatcctcgccggactccatttgaaagaattcaaagggctccggtgcaagacagattgggacctcgtctcaatcccgagaagccgcccgctcagttcgtcccgctgaacaagccgagagcggaaattttcgaattgcactctgacctattcgaaaagccaaagcggatgacgaaatcagccgcgcgccgaccacaggatagctactgctcctaccatcaagaccacggtcacgatactgaggagtgcagaaacttggctgcaggtatcgacgctcttgtgaaggcagggacattgaaaaaataccgaagcaagcagccaaagaagaataaaaagcagagtggtgcgaactgcgctcctcaggatccgaaaaggcagccggatcccgaagacgatgacgagccgcaatatgatggagtaatccagactattgacgcgctccctgccgggaagaccaagtcgtccctaaagtcagaacgcagaggctccagtcgagaggagccaacgcataaaaggctgaagcaggacgaagtgattacgttctcggctgctgatcccgtcccggccatctctcctcaccaagacgccattgtcatccaagccggagtggcaaacaaactgatccacagggtgtttgtggatacaggagcgtcggttagcattctttttaaagagtgcttcgacaaactagaagtggacccagctcggctcagtccggctccgcttcccctgaagagcttcacccaggaggacacccgccctgaaggtattatcagccttccgatcacggtggggaaagcgcctactagctccagtacgatgattgagtttttcgtggtgaaagctcggtccccgtacaacgtcatcctgggaagagactggctcaacacagttcgggccgtttgctccacctatcacctcaccatcaagatccccactaaaggagggatagcggtcatccgaggtgaccaaaagagagcaaaggaatgtctgcaaattgcgcttagaagtgccgagcagtcagatcggcaccaccaagcatagcaatcacagcagccggagtcagaggcgatgaccgaagtcataccggagccgaactcgatgacagttcagctgtacgaagacgatccatccagaacggttaagatcggcttcgcgggaacgcccctacttcgggaaaaaaccatccagctcaaggagtataaagacgtctttgcatggtctccgttggacatgaccggagtgccccccgaggtaatcactcatcggttaaatattgatccttcagtccggccgataaaacagaagcaaagactctttgcggcagaacgaaatcaagtcatccatgacgaagtccgtcaattattgaaggcggatgtgttattcgaagtgaagtacccTTCGTGGgtagccaatcctgtcatgatcaagaaaaaggaaggaggatggcggatgtgcatagatttcaccgatctaaataagcactgtcccaaagattgctatccccttccgaacatagataaaaaagtagaagctttgataggctttgaaattttttgttttcttgatctgtacaaaggataccatcaagttttaatggatgagattgacgcttcaaaaacggccttcattactgatttcggcattttcgcttataaaaagatgccattcggtttaaagaatgccggagccacttatcaaaggatggtagacaagctttttcggcacctgattggaaaggaggtcgaagtgtatgttgacgatatagtcgtcaaaagcaaaagcacttcggagtacgagcacaacctcaagtccactctcaacgtgctcaagaaagccaacctcaaacttaatccccaaaagtgtacctttttggtagattcgggaaagtttctgggttgttgggtttcaaaggacggactcaaggcaaacccctcaaaagttcaagttgttcaaaacatggcaatgccgaagtccatacatgacgtgcaaaggctaaccggatgtctagccgcactgaatcgattcctttctcaagcagccgaaaagcaactgccgttcttcacggtgttgaaaaaggcaccaaagttcgagtggggagccgagcagaaaaaggcctttgacgagctcaaaagttatctagccgagcttcctatgctctctgctccaaccgaagccgaagtaatattcttatacttagcggcatcggatcaaaccatcagcgcggtgcttgtacgagaagaaggcctaaagcagcttcccatctactttacaagccgagcattaagaggtccagaaacaaggtatcaaccactggaaaagattgctctggcattagtaaatgcagcaaggagactgcggccatacttctatgctcacaaggtatgcgtcttaactgatctgccacttcggcaagtgttgaccaaaccggaagcatcaggcagaatcgccaagtgggctatagagttgggagagcacacaattgaatatctacctcggaaagccatcaagggacaagccttggcagattttcttgcagaagcaaagttcgatcaagcaattcctgttattgccgaacagaagaattctgccaatgccgaactagcacagcccttggaatccgaagtagaaccgccggactgctggagcggattcgtagatggagcttcaaacaagatgggaagtggagctggtattctacttgtcgctcccgacggacacgaggtaacctactcacttcggttcctattccccactactaataatgaagccgagtacgaagccctcctggccggactccagctagcgcaaagtctgctcgtcaaatctctcaaagtccattgtgattcacaagtcatagtaaatcacatgttgggtacaagtgaagctcgtgacgagagaatgaagaagtatttggacaaagcgcaaagcatcagccgaagtttctcctattttcggataatccgcattcccagagcggaaaatagccgagcagataccttaagtaagttggcctcagatccgagctcaaaggcggaagaattaatgcatcgaagcattgatgaagccgaggtacattcagtatccagctcgccgaactggatgacgccgatcttgcagtatctggatcaaggacaattgcccgaggataagagagaagctcggaagatcacgtgccgagctcttcggtacgaacttcatgaaggagtcctctttagaaagtcttacctccagccgttattgcggtgcgtaggaccagaagagacggactacatcctcagagaagttcatgaaggatcgtgcggtagccacatcggagccagagctttagctaaaaaagttctgagatggggatattattggccaaccatggtacaagaggcagtgcagctcgtcaagaagtgtacgaagtgccaaattcatgcaaatgtcccaaggatgccgcagaccgatctgtacactatgcaaagcccttggcctttcatgcaatggggcatagacatagtgggaccacttcctcaagctcctcggcaaatgaaattccttatcgttgccgtggactacttcacgaagtgggtggaggctgaaccattagctacgataacgagctcaaaggcattggacttcgtctggaagaacatagtgtgccgatttggcataccccacatcctcatctcggataatgggactcagttcaccgacaagacgttcaagaattggtgccaagagctgaacattcaacagcggttcacttcggtctcccatccccaagcaaacggacaaacggaagtaacgaaccggattctggtgaaagggttaaaagctcggttagaacaagccaaaggacaatgggtagaaaatctccctcaagtcctatggtcctaccgaactacacccaaaacctccaacggtgaaactccgtatagtctggtgtacggcactgaagccgtaattccggtggagatcggcgtacccagtccccgaactctaaacttctcctcagaaatgaatgacgacggactgagagccgaactagatctcgccgaagaaagaagagaattggcgtgcataaaagcagccaagtataaggagcaagtagcccggtattataaccaaagggtgaaaaagcttcaatttcaagtgggagatctcgtcttgagaaacaacgaagtaagccgagcagaaaagctgggcaaactcgagcccacatgggagggtccgtatcgggtgtcagaagtcctcggcaaagggtcttataaattgactcacatgtcaggagaacaagtaccccgaacatggcacgtctccaacctcaagaagttccacttgtaagagacaaagtccggtcagtctgtcttgtgtctagttcggtcataggggtacatgtttttatttgtttgttttttttacttgtaccttttacttgtcgttttatgaaaagtttaaagtttttttctttcgtctttttcattttttctctatgtgttttgtctctatgtgcttgtcgtctcttacaaatggtaccaaggtatatcgttctttaaagactgatcccctttttagatcgattattaaagactattgtgagtccaagcttctaaggaggatataagaccacaattcagcttaacaagcagtccgtctgaaacgaactgcaataagccaacgattgtgcgtccaagcttccaaggaggatacaagaccgcaattcagcttaataagcacttcgtctgaaacgaactgcaataagggaaagtccgatccacgcgataaacctcgccgaattaggacgaccgagttcggtcaaagaagtttacctcataagaccgaggacgaccatgtctagtcaaagaggtttactgcataagaccacttcggttaactgggaaagtccgatccacgcgataaaactcgccgaattaggacaagggaaagttcgatcccggcgacaaaaatcgccaaattagaacacaaaccaagtccggtcaaagatgtttatttcatcagaccgaagacgagtccggtcaaagatgtttatttcatcagaccaaagacaagtccggtcaaagatgtttatttcatcagaccaaagacgagtccggtcaaagatgtttatttcatcagaccaaagacgagtccggtcaaagatgtttatttcatcagaccaaagacgagtccggtcaaagaagtttatttcataagaccaaggaccaagtccgatcaaagaagtatacttcataagaccgaggacaagtacgatgaaattttttcgctaagctgtaaatacagtgttagaggcggaaacaaaatttcatttttcaaatcttgttcagcatacaactccgctaccctactattacaaaggactattctactgtccggggttgctaaagttgagccacctattcacaaaatcctctggaagccgagttcggtcgttccgagcagatgaagaataagcaggtcgacgagatgctatcctcgacccaacgcctcttccccgagcccgagaagtcctaacacctcggcgatgaagagtctctgcaataagcatctgctgatcttgctcgctcatagtcacaactcctcggcgaatttcagtccgtccctgtcttgacgattccggttgctcctgagcccgttctcgtctagacgtttccggctgttccggagttcgttgttgacttggagtaggattttgaacaagggaaccagaggtttgatctggagtgcgagcatctgttggcacgatatgccgaaggaatctttctatggaggggcgccgagaaagaacaatgttgtaccgagaagcccaacgccgtagtgatttcacaacttgttggcaagccgagctctccagcgcattgttcctccggagtacaagatattcctcccacagttcgtcaactcgactctgaacatctgatatggtcaatcccccgcgcacacggatgtaatcctcgtacgcagtcctctcagcaatggtcgtattcagctcggcctccagatccttcttatcggactctaagtccttattatcggcctccagcttcactaaacgagccagaagctcatcattcttcgtctgatcggctatagctcttttctcagcttcgtctaaagccgaagagtacagccgtttccagtgaagtatttccatctccttgagtacaaagcagctatattagttcggcagctgtaccgagcagatagtaaaatacaacaggagtaaaggcgagtacgaaaagctatacgaagacaagtgtagagaatttttcattcacaaggaaaaatttttacactaggagggcttcaaggccattttacaaagaagaaactagactaagagaagggagacgaaatcatactccgccagcttcgtctccggctcctcgctctggttcagcttctttctcctgagctacctcggcctcggcctcgcatcctgccggcctcgcctccgcctcctgatcggcttcctcctctggatgcccggcccgctcgacttcggcctccggctccagcggctcggcctcaccctctccgttgtaagtcgaagcgggtgaaacaggtcccacggaggcaaagatagcctccaggttctcgtcccgatcagctcgacaactccggactcggtctgcagaaagcaggaccgaggatgaagcgagctcctcaaggagcggcagattctgaagccgagctgctatctctcggctgtacagaggcagcacgacgtcggccccctgctcgcccttatcggcaattagccttaccagactaccgacaaaggccgaaaactggctgctcaaaaagagtctctccgtgtaggcacggagaccctctccttgggcaaccacggcggcagcatccctctgtttcgtctgctctcgctggatgacgagctggtttttggcaaactgagcttcatcctgggccgaaatcctagcagccctggctttctcaaagtttgcctcagcctgctcggcccggtgacaagcagccgccaatttcctctgcatctcggcatagtcgttggacgctttggagagttcgacggcgacgagcttggagagcatatcattcctctgaaaatggataaggaaaaaagttaacagagggcaccaaaaatacaggacagaagccaagccaaggaatcaagaagacaattcacctcggcgaagtccgtgggccatagaaatggctcacagatatgctccgaaggaggcgccaagaccatgtctttctctggcgctctcgggggcttctgggtcttccccttcctacttgccgaagtcgactccggcttctttggacccgaagaggtcttttgcctcttcggattcttctcggcatcaggcgccgagctggtagccttctctctctccggctccacaagctcggaggactttctgatagccttattcaacatgaacactgccaaaaagcaagaaagcaaagtcagattttcttcgttaaagcagtagagcataaagataaagagaaatcctcaccctcggcctcttcgtccgaagacgagatgtcgaacacgacgtcgcccttgacgagctcagactccgtgtattgtttcctaactatgggaatcttgttgagctcgccatcgagctcgtccaacggttcaggccgagggtgacggataacggactccggccctctccagggaaaactaggagccgcggtcctatcatagtagaagaagcgattttgccacttcggccacttcgttttacaaaaggccctaaagggctgtaaagggatcaagtaaaaccaagaccccttcctcttaaattgaaagaatttaaggatcgccttcaaagacaaatcccttcctaacctacggagttcggcagcgaaggccgacaagtgcctccaagagttcggagtcacctggcctaaaggaagctgaaaaaaatctagtaaatctataaaggcagaagggagggggaaacgaagcccgcattctaagcaggcctcgtacacggtgacgtaaccctccggcggggagtcagccctgtgatcaccgtcaggtaccaccgccttccccccaggaaaagagtatttttcgtaaagggatatcacagtatccttactcaagatactgtgaaaatactctacggtcttctccccggattctttccggctagaagaccccttaccccctttcctaacgctacccgactccgaagaagaagaagaagacatttttcttactttttgaaggtgaagatagtctgaaaaaattcttgaaagcggagagagaattttcgcaagaaagagagtatagaagacgcaacagcaaaagtgcttcaatgatgaagaaagagcgtatttatcagatacgggaaagatttcgaaatcgttgcgccgtttcgaatcccaccttttcaggaatcaacggccggattttactgtcgcatttaatgcaggcatgcgctaggcacgtcccctgacgtcagcctcccccttaccgttatccagaatgccgaagtgactcacctcgccgaagtgatccacttcgcttttcggggggggtagtgatggggtacgaactaaaccctaatggcaagcccaataacagtgacggcccatcagcccagagcccaagaaagagtatctgttcggcacgaccaaagagttcggcacgaccaaagagttcggactcagcctacagctcggtaaaagccgaccagtcaagctcgatcggtaaagtccagcagttcggtctcagcattcgaccgaactaggagttagtggactcatgaaaggcctccacgacctccactatacccacgatctatttagtggtatgaagcagttattgagcagttattgctcacccacgatcttgttagtggggctgcaaaccacgaccttagttcaatgtataaatagaacttagatcagatagaaaagggttaagctctctagagataaaatagaaaatagcaagttgtatttgtaagctgtagaaaacagatcaagcaatacaatcttgccctcccttcttctcgtggacgtagatttacttcagtaaatcgaaccacgtaaattcaccgtgtcgtagttttcattctctaccagcaatcactaacatcaataattcgcggatccatcacaaCTCAAACTTTTGCAGCGTTATTCTTGCTAACGAAGCTGATCACTGGAAGAGATGTGAAAAGTGATTAAATTTAAGCTAAATAAAttgtgataaaatatttagatgGACAAACAATGCTAAACTGCTATTGAATTACAGAATCATTGATGCATTTGGTGCGATGTTTTTGACACCCATTCCATGATGATAATATAGGTAACTAAGACTTATTGGAGGATAGGCATGTCATTTCATGTCAATAGCATTTTTCCTCCGAATTATGTCTATATCTCtaaactaaactcaaactcaaacccattttaGTGCAAATgtcacatcaaatatgattttactctaactattacactCAACTCAAACATaaagaatattctctatattgtgcattttttactcacaaaatttgaaaaagttttTGGTTTAGGTATAGTGTAAACCTAAATAAAGGTGTTTTCACTCAAAAACTAGAAAAATGGGACTCATTTTGGAATACTATTAGAGCTAATTATCTATCCCGATTTTAGTATATCACTGAAGATAGTCTAATACCCAGAAACTCGAATTTACTATCCTATCTTATATGTTCACGTTTCCACATCCTCCAATCAAACGAGCCCCTTGTTCAGAAGAGGATGTGGAGAATGCACTTTCTTAATTAGATTGGGCCAATATGATCATATGGGCCTTATCAGCCTTTTCTTGATCTCTAAATTATATTTTCCCATTTTGTATGCATGAGTTTGAAGATCTATGATTtagaaaaaattagtaaaatataaattttatttttatatattaattttataataaattgtgagTAAAATTAGttacatatcattttataatagAAGTGGAATGAGATTTTTATTTACGGACGAATCAAAAGGATAGAAAGAAACTCCTATTGCCGAATGCATAGGGTAATTATACCAATCTAAATCATCCCacaaaaaaaaccaaaattcaGATCCATTTTCATAATTCATAGTATTCATTTATTCTGCTACTACACATTGAACAATACgtctatttatttttattcaaaaaaagTGTTCGAGTTCCAGCTCTAGGCGTTGGCAGCCGATCatgattagagcatccacaaccgtgctcttgccagcggcacggttgtgggcccgggcggtactattcatgcctgctctctggcaagagcacaacacccacaactgtgctcttccgcaaggacgagcacaattaatataaaattcaattacacaaaaacatttccataatattaaaattcatttaaaacccacaatattGTAAGCGGcacgacatatgcttcgtaagcggcacgatgttgttcgtagtattcttgttcttcgcgttccgcttccgccataatatgggtgaaatccatttgagattttgagtgggggatgaatgtgttgatagtttgtatgagaattatgaatgagagatgaatgagagatgatttgatgtgataaatggatgatgaatgtgtgtatttatagatgattttggtgaaaaaaaaataaaaaaaaatcaaaaaaattcagaaaaaacgggaaaaaaacggccatatttttgggatttggaaaatatttttttttattttttagcattatttataattaaataccgatttttaaaaaaaaaataaaaaaaagtttaaacacaacggctatgccgttgacgaatgggagcgcgccacgtgtgcgtccgctggcacggacgtgctcgatacatcgagcagcgtcgtgccagcggcggcggtcctgcgccttgccaacggcgcggacggcggtggcgtctttcgccaccgctgcggatgctcttagttggTCCATAAAATTTTGAACCCATAAAACCCAACTGACTAATTCAACGTTCATGACAATTAGACAGTAGAAAATGTAGAGAAATTCAAAATTGTTTGACAATCTTAACACAAAAGGCACTCTCATTTTTAAACGGCAGAGCCAAATCTCACTTACTTCTTTACTTCATGTATCTCTCATTTCAATTCAACAACTAAAACCAGAAAAAGTCATTGTGTTAGCTTATTTATTCAACACTACACCTGACTAGTAGATACGGAGTATGATACATATGTTATCTTTGTTGGAGACTCTTAAGGCCCAGTAATTATACATATATGTTACGGCAACATTCTTACTAGCAACTTGGACCAAAAGATGGCCTTCGCATTCCCAAATGTAGCGGCgccggcggtggtggtggtggttaaCCGGTGATGGTAGTGATGaataagagcattcacaatggcgtccgccattaggcagcatgcatacggatacggacgtccgctgcggataCCAGAGTTCCGTGGctttccgggacgtccgtcattgcgttgacacgacggacgtcgcgattttttttattgtttttttggatgtccgtcattgtgtagtaagatgtccttatgacgtgacagtgcagtgggatgtccttataacgtggcagaaggtgcttttgggaagtccgtcgggatgtttACCGAGACATCcatcccattgtggatgccctaagcgTGCAGTTGATAGTGGAACAACATGAAGAAATGGCAAAATGAAGAGTGCAGCGGTCCAATGCGGATACACTTGGAATTGGATTGTGCCTATCCAAAACTGTTTCCAATGAAAACCTCCTCCATTACTTTCCTGTCTCTCTGCACTCAGCCCCCACCATCCATGATCCATTCAAACTACCAAATTCAATTATAGAATTATAGTACACTAAACATATCAAAGATTTATAAGTCCGTATCCATTTTGTATAATTTTTGAGTCCTATTATCCACTAATATTAACTACtccatattttctctttctcatTTATGTATCAATTTCACATTAATActaaacatttttatattttctctttctcatTTATGTATCAATTTCACATTAATACTAAACATTTTTAGGTGATGAAAGAGTACTGTATTACTGTCTCTCATATTCCCAATATTACCTTTTTATCCCTTTACTTGGGAAGTTTTAACACTCTCAACGTTGGTCCACTCCactgtgtgtagtgtgttttgtTGTCTGAATACATTCTAATGTTTTCCTGATTCAGTTTGGTGGGGCTGATCACCTTCTTTTTTGTCAGAATTCTCCCTGTCACGCTCCCTCACCCACTATCAAATTCAATTCCAACACACAATATATATAACCGGAAATAACAAGAGCAATCAATCCCAAAACAAAACATTGcctcctttttcattttcacattttttctactctctttcaattttcaaaacaaaaagaatcctTCTTTTCCCTTTAAATTATtcctttgttttcttgctttaaTCCCTTTTTCTAGATGAAGACAATCATGGCTAAAACCCCTCAAGActcctccttctccttctcccgCAGATACTTCCACTGGAAAAACAAAGACGACGAAATGCAAGAAATCCTCAACTTCACCTCCAAATCGGAAGACCTCAAGACCTTCCCAAATTCCACCAGGGCCCGGAAAAAGATATCCGTCCTGGCCATCTCCAAGCTGCGGGCCGCCCTCGCGCTGGGCCGGGACCGCTCGCCTTTCTCGTCGGGCCGGGTCGTGGGCACCCTCTTCGGGCAGCGGCGCGGCCACGTCCGCTTCGCGTTCCAGGAGGATTTCAAGGCGGCGCCGGCCTTCCTGGTGGAGCTGGCCACGCCGACGAGCGCGCTCGTGAAGGAGATGGCATCCGGGCTCGTCAGGGTCGCGCTGGAGTGCGAGAAGCGGGCCGAGAAGAAGGGGGCGAAGCTTCTGGAAGAGCCCGTTTG
This sequence is a window from Salvia splendens isolate huo1 chromosome 5, SspV2, whole genome shotgun sequence. Protein-coding genes within it:
- the LOC121802679 gene encoding protein MIZU-KUSSEI 1-like is translated as MKTIMAKTPQDSSFSFSRRYFHWKNKDDEMQEILNFTSKSEDLKTFPNSTRARKKISVLAISKLRAALALGRDRSPFSSGRVVGTLFGQRRGHVRFAFQEDFKAAPAFLVELATPTSALVKEMASGLVRVALECEKRAEKKGAKLLEEPVWRTYCNGKKCGYAMRRECGPEEWKVLNAVGPISMGAGVIPGDGEMMYMRAKFERVVGSKDSEAFYMMNPDGNGGPELSIYLLRV